One region of Manis pentadactyla isolate mManPen7 chromosome 9, mManPen7.hap1, whole genome shotgun sequence genomic DNA includes:
- the LOC118908104 gene encoding olfactory receptor 8H1-like yields the protein MGRRNTTQVPYFILLGLTDSLEVQLVLFLLFLLMYLITVLGNAGMVLVIRLDVQLHTPMYFFLSHLSFLDLIYSTVITPKTLENLLASTQCISYMSCFTQMYFFVFLLATECFLLSSMAYDRYIAICNPLHYPVVMSTRLCCSLILGSYLIGFMDSNVNVLFMSSLHFCDSNVIHHFFCDVSPVLVLSCTDTYDVQMMIFNGAGSTLLVSLITISASYVSILSTILKITSTSGKRKAFSTCASHLLGVTIFYGTTMFTYLKPSKSYSLGKDQVASLFYTIMIPMLNPLIYSLRNKEVKNALIRIMQKREDSRQLK from the coding sequence ATGGGCAGAAGGAATACCACGCAGGTGCCTTACTTCATCCTTCTGGGGCTGACGGATTCCCTGGAGGTCCAGCTGGTCCTCTTCCTGCTGTTCCTGCTGATGTACCTGATCACAGTGCTGGGGAACGCAGGCATGGTGCTGGTGATCCGCCTGGACGTCCAGcttcacacccccatgtactttttcctcagtCACCTGTCCTTTCTCGACCTCATTTACTCAACCGTCATTACACCTAAAACCTTAGAGAACTTACTGGCTTCCACCCAGTGTATTTCCTACATGAGCTGCTTCACCCAGATGTACTTTTTTGTCTTCTTGCTTGCCACtgaatgttttcttctctcctcaaTGGCCTATGATCGCTACATAGCCATCTGCAACCCCCTCCACTATCCCGTCGTTATGTCCACAAGGCTCTGCTGCTCCCTCATCTTGGGGTCCTACCTCATTGGGTTTATGGATTCCAATGTCAATGTGCTTTTCATGAGCAGCTTGCATTTCTGTGACTCCAATGTAATCCATCACTTTTTCTGTGACGTATCGCCAGTTTTAGTCCTGTCTTGCACTGACACGTATGACGTCCAAATGATGATATTCAATGGTGCTGGTTCCACTCTCCTGGTGTCTCTGATCACAATATCTGCATCCTATGTGTCCATTCTGTCTACCATCCTGAAAATTACTTCCACTTCAGGGAAGCGGAAAGCCTTCTCTACTTGTGCCTCCCATCTCCTGGGAGTCACCATATTTTATGGCACTACAATGTTCACTTACTTAAAACCAAGTAAGTCCTACTCTTTGGGAAAGGATCAAGTAGCTTCTCTGTTTTACACAATCATGATCCCCATGCTGAACCCACTCATTTATAGTCTTAggaacaaagaagtgaaaaatgccCTCATTAGAATCATGCAGAAGAGAGAGGACTCTAGGCAATTAAAGTAA